One segment of Streptosporangium brasiliense DNA contains the following:
- a CDS encoding FAD binding domain-containing protein, whose amino-acid sequence MRPFVYRRATDARAAVAALEEQPNAMYLGGGTNLVDLMRLGVASPEALVDVTRIAPDTVEETPDGGLLIGAGVRNSDLAAHPTVRRRYPMLAEAVLSGASGQIRNMATVGGNLLQRTRCSYFQDVSKPCNKRRPGSGCPAVEGDHRNLAIIGHSPACVATHPSDMAVALAALGAGVRVEGRRGAHRVAMPGLHRLPGDEPDRDTVLDPGDLITAVELPALPAAARSRYRKVRDRASFAFAVVSVAAALEVADGTVRDCRIAFGGIAHVPWRAELAEEALRGAPATAAEFARAADTELARARPLRENGFKVPLARNVLVRTLTELVETP is encoded by the coding sequence GTGAGGCCCTTCGTCTACCGGCGGGCCACGGACGCGCGGGCGGCCGTGGCCGCGCTGGAGGAGCAGCCCAACGCCATGTACCTGGGCGGCGGCACGAACCTGGTGGACCTGATGCGCCTGGGCGTCGCCTCGCCCGAGGCGTTGGTGGACGTCACCCGGATCGCCCCCGACACGGTCGAGGAGACCCCGGACGGCGGCCTGCTGATCGGCGCGGGCGTCCGCAACAGCGATCTGGCCGCCCACCCGACCGTGCGGCGGCGCTACCCGATGCTCGCCGAGGCGGTGCTGTCCGGGGCTTCGGGGCAGATCCGCAACATGGCCACGGTCGGCGGCAACCTGCTGCAGCGCACCCGCTGCTCCTACTTCCAGGACGTCTCCAAACCGTGCAACAAGCGGCGGCCCGGCTCCGGCTGCCCGGCCGTCGAGGGTGACCACCGCAACCTGGCGATCATCGGCCACTCCCCCGCCTGCGTGGCCACCCACCCCTCGGACATGGCCGTGGCGCTGGCCGCGCTCGGCGCGGGCGTGCGGGTGGAGGGACGGCGCGGGGCCCACCGGGTGGCGATGCCCGGCCTGCACCGGCTGCCCGGCGACGAGCCGGACCGCGACACCGTGCTGGATCCGGGCGACCTGATCACCGCGGTGGAGCTGCCGGCGCTGCCGGCCGCGGCCCGGTCGCGCTACCGCAAGGTCCGGGACCGGGCCTCGTTCGCGTTCGCGGTGGTGTCGGTGGCGGCGGCGCTGGAGGTCGCCGACGGCACGGTCCGCGACTGCCGGATCGCCTTCGGCGGGATCGCCCACGTGCCCTGGCGGGCCGAGCTCGCCGAGGAGGCGCTGCGTGGGGCCCCCGCCACCGCGGCCGAGTTCGCCCGGGCGGCGGACACCGAGCTGGCCCGGGCACGGCCGCTGCGGGAGAACGGATTCAAGGTGCCGCTCGCCCGGAACGTTCTGGTCCGCACCCTCACCGAACTCGTGGAGACGCCATGA
- the fdhA gene encoding formaldehyde dehydrogenase, glutathione-independent has translation MPDNRGVTYQGPGKVEVQEIAYPEFELKDGPGVNPANVGRKVPHGAILKTVATNICGSDQHMVRGRTTAPTGLTLGHEITGEIIETGPDVEFVKVGDLVSVPFNIACGRCRNCKEGKTGVCENVNPDRAGSAYGYVDMGGWVGGQANYVLVPYADWNLLKFPDKDRAMEKILDLAMLSDIFPTGFHGCVTAGVKPGSTVYIAGAGPVGLAAATSAFLLGAAVVIVGDLNKERLAQAGSFGCETIDVSEGEPKDQIEQILGEPEVDCAVDAVGFEARGHGAEAATEHPATVLNSLMDLTRAGGALGIPGLYVTGDPGAAEEAAKVGSLSIRLGLGWAKSLAFTTGQCPVMRYNRQLMMAILHDRVQIAKAVNATPISLDQAPRGYEEFDKGAARKYVLDPNDMLAKST, from the coding sequence ATGCCGGACAACAGAGGCGTCACCTACCAGGGACCCGGCAAGGTCGAGGTCCAGGAGATCGCCTACCCCGAATTCGAGCTCAAGGACGGCCCGGGGGTCAACCCGGCCAACGTGGGACGCAAGGTCCCGCACGGGGCGATCCTCAAGACCGTCGCGACGAACATCTGCGGCAGCGACCAGCACATGGTCCGCGGCCGCACCACCGCGCCGACAGGTCTGACCCTTGGTCACGAGATCACCGGCGAGATCATCGAGACAGGCCCGGACGTGGAGTTCGTCAAGGTCGGCGATCTCGTCTCCGTACCGTTCAACATCGCCTGCGGCCGCTGCCGCAACTGCAAGGAGGGCAAGACCGGAGTCTGCGAGAACGTCAACCCGGACCGGGCCGGTTCGGCGTACGGCTACGTCGACATGGGCGGCTGGGTCGGCGGGCAGGCCAACTACGTGCTCGTCCCCTACGCCGACTGGAACCTGCTGAAGTTCCCGGACAAGGACAGGGCGATGGAGAAGATCCTCGACCTGGCCATGCTCTCGGACATCTTCCCGACCGGTTTCCACGGCTGCGTCACCGCCGGGGTGAAGCCGGGGTCGACCGTCTACATCGCGGGCGCCGGTCCGGTCGGGCTCGCCGCGGCGACGTCGGCGTTCCTGCTCGGGGCCGCCGTGGTCATCGTCGGCGACCTGAACAAGGAGCGTCTGGCCCAGGCCGGCAGCTTCGGCTGCGAGACCATCGACGTGTCCGAGGGCGAGCCGAAGGACCAGATCGAGCAGATCCTCGGCGAACCCGAGGTGGACTGCGCCGTCGACGCCGTCGGTTTCGAGGCCCGCGGCCACGGTGCCGAGGCGGCCACGGAACACCCCGCCACGGTGCTCAACTCGCTCATGGACCTCACCCGCGCGGGCGGCGCGCTCGGCATCCCCGGCCTGTACGTGACCGGTGACCCGGGGGCCGCGGAAGAGGCGGCCAAGGTGGGATCCCTGTCGATCAGGCTCGGTCTCGGCTGGGCCAAGTCGCTGGCCTTCACCACCGGCCAGTGCCCCGTCATGCGGTACAACCGCCAGCTGATGATGGCGATCCTGCACGACAGGGTACAGATCGCGAAGGCGGTCAACGCCACGCCGATCTCGCTCGACCAGGCCCCGCGGGGCTACGAGGAATTCGACAAGGGCGCGGCGCGCAAGTACGTGCTGGACCCGAACGACATGCTGGCCAAGTCCACCTAG
- a CDS encoding PLP-dependent cysteine synthase family protein, whose product MITLRIVRKVTDLIGRTPLLSLCQGRSGSRLLLKLEQFNPLGTAKTRMALEMVREAERRGALRPGGHIIESTSGNTGLGLALVAAERGYRFTAVVDGHACPDKLRAMRAMGAELVYVTGDGDGELATAAREELAARLAKDTDGAVFTEQHNNPSNAGGYRALARELAEALPEGVDYLIGAVGTGGSLCGTGRELRRTMPGARIVGVEPVGSIAFGGPGGPYHQSGTGTPPGAPIGALVDFDLIDEGRKVSDRRAFGTARALARRTGLLVGGSAGGVVHEALRLMTSVPPGSTAVAVVNDTGEKYLDTVFDDAWMAGHDLLDPGVEREVGELLAELSSGLPSELPSGLPSGLPSGLR is encoded by the coding sequence GTGATCACACTGCGGATCGTACGGAAAGTCACCGACCTGATCGGCCGGACGCCCCTGCTGTCGCTGTGCCAGGGCCGCTCCGGCAGCCGGCTGCTGCTGAAGCTGGAGCAGTTCAACCCGCTCGGCACCGCCAAGACCCGGATGGCGCTGGAGATGGTGCGCGAGGCCGAGCGCCGGGGCGCGCTCCGTCCCGGCGGCCACATCATCGAGTCCACCTCGGGCAACACCGGCCTGGGGCTCGCGCTGGTGGCCGCCGAGCGCGGCTACCGCTTCACCGCCGTGGTGGACGGGCACGCCTGCCCCGACAAGCTGCGGGCGATGCGGGCGATGGGCGCGGAGCTGGTGTACGTCACCGGCGACGGCGACGGCGAGCTGGCCACCGCGGCGCGCGAGGAGCTCGCGGCCCGGCTGGCCAAGGACACCGACGGCGCGGTCTTCACCGAGCAGCACAACAATCCCAGCAACGCCGGGGGTTACCGGGCGCTGGCCCGCGAGCTGGCCGAGGCGCTGCCGGAGGGCGTCGACTACCTGATCGGCGCGGTGGGCACCGGGGGGTCGCTCTGCGGGACGGGCCGCGAGCTGCGCCGCACCATGCCCGGCGCGCGGATCGTCGGGGTGGAGCCGGTGGGCTCCATCGCCTTCGGCGGCCCCGGCGGCCCCTACCACCAGTCGGGCACCGGCACCCCGCCGGGCGCGCCGATCGGGGCGCTGGTCGACTTCGACCTGATCGACGAGGGGCGCAAGGTCTCCGACCGCCGGGCGTTCGGCACCGCACGCGCACTGGCCCGCCGTACCGGCCTGCTGGTCGGCGGGTCGGCGGGCGGGGTGGTCCACGAGGCGCTGCGCCTGATGACCTCCGTGCCGCCGGGATCCACGGCCGTGGCGGTGGTCAACGACACCGGGGAGAAATACCTCGACACCGTCTTCGACGACGCGTGGATGGCCGGGCACGACCTGCTCGACCCCGGCGTGGAGCGCGAGGTGGGCGAGCTGCTGGCCGAGCTGTCGTCCGGTCTGCCGTCCGAGCTGCCGTCCGGGCTGCCGTCCGGGCTGCCGTCCGGCCTACGCTAG
- a CDS encoding SelB domain-containing protein — protein sequence MHVVATAGHVDHGKSTLVRALTGMEPDRLAEERRRGLTIELGYAWTALPSGERLAFVDVPGHERFLGTMLAGVGAVPAVMFVVAADEGWMPQSEEHLVALEALGVRHGLLVVTRCDLADPGPAADQARARLAAGGLGGAGTLAVSGRTGQGLGELLRALDRLVAALPAADPRAPVRLWIDRVFSVRGSGTVVTGTLPAGTIAVGDELALPGGPVRVRGLECLKEPLASVTGVARVAVNLRGQGLPGRGEALVTPGGWTCTNLVDVRISPVGAAVGAGAGGAAGGGRWGREAPARERGPAGRDGADLPRRLTAHIGSAAVVCAVRPLGGRIVRLRLARPLPLHLGDVLLLRDPGRDRSEVRVLAGASVLDVRPPALRRRGAARERAARLAGAPPDAAALPVGHPLLRAGELLAMGCVPAGRPVCGDWHADPAHWSALGERLAEAVRRYAAGHPLEPGMPVEAARHGLGLPDRRLVAALVRPPLAVVDGRIVSGPAGLPAPVARAVERLRAELAARPFRAPEAGRLAELGLGPRELAAAVRAGALFRVADGILLAPGAETRAAELLARLPQPFTVSQARQALDTSRRVAVPLLEHLDRRGLTERVDEVHRRCPAPHPGRC from the coding sequence ATGCACGTCGTCGCCACGGCGGGCCACGTCGACCACGGCAAGTCCACGCTGGTGCGGGCGCTCACCGGGATGGAGCCCGACCGGCTGGCCGAGGAGCGGCGGCGGGGACTGACGATCGAGCTCGGCTACGCCTGGACGGCGCTGCCCTCGGGGGAGCGGCTGGCCTTCGTCGACGTCCCCGGGCACGAGCGGTTTCTCGGCACGATGCTGGCCGGGGTGGGGGCGGTGCCCGCCGTCATGTTCGTGGTGGCGGCCGACGAGGGCTGGATGCCGCAGTCCGAGGAGCACCTGGTCGCCCTGGAGGCCCTCGGAGTACGGCACGGCCTGCTCGTGGTGACCCGCTGCGACCTGGCCGACCCCGGGCCGGCGGCCGATCAGGCCCGGGCCCGCCTGGCCGCCGGTGGCCTGGGCGGGGCCGGGACGCTGGCGGTGAGCGGGCGCACCGGGCAGGGCCTCGGCGAGCTGCTGCGGGCGCTGGACCGGCTGGTGGCCGCGCTGCCGGCGGCCGATCCGCGGGCGCCGGTGCGCCTCTGGATCGACCGGGTCTTCAGCGTGCGGGGCAGCGGCACCGTCGTGACCGGGACGCTGCCCGCGGGCACGATCGCGGTCGGGGACGAGCTGGCCCTCCCCGGCGGGCCGGTGCGGGTGCGGGGACTGGAATGCCTGAAGGAGCCGCTGGCCTCGGTGACCGGCGTGGCGCGGGTGGCGGTCAACCTGCGCGGGCAGGGCCTCCCCGGGCGGGGCGAGGCACTGGTCACGCCGGGCGGCTGGACGTGCACCAACCTGGTGGACGTGCGGATCTCCCCGGTGGGAGCGGCCGTGGGAGCCGGCGCGGGCGGAGCGGCCGGCGGCGGCCGGTGGGGGCGGGAGGCCCCGGCCCGGGAGCGCGGGCCGGCCGGCCGGGACGGGGCCGACCTGCCGCGGCGGCTGACCGCGCACATCGGGTCGGCGGCGGTGGTGTGCGCGGTGCGGCCGCTCGGCGGGCGGATCGTACGGCTCCGCCTGGCCCGGCCACTGCCGCTGCACCTGGGCGACGTGCTGCTGCTGCGCGACCCCGGCCGGGACCGCTCCGAGGTGCGGGTCCTCGCCGGGGCGAGCGTGCTCGATGTGCGCCCGCCCGCGCTGCGCCGCAGGGGCGCGGCCCGGGAGCGCGCGGCCCGGCTGGCCGGGGCCCCGCCGGACGCCGCCGCGCTGCCGGTCGGCCACCCGCTGCTGCGCGCGGGTGAGCTGCTGGCCATGGGGTGCGTCCCGGCGGGACGGCCGGTGTGCGGCGACTGGCACGCCGACCCGGCGCACTGGTCGGCGCTGGGGGAGCGGCTCGCCGAGGCGGTACGGCGCTACGCCGCCGGGCATCCGCTGGAGCCGGGTATGCCGGTCGAGGCGGCCCGCCACGGGCTCGGCCTGCCCGACCGGCGGCTGGTCGCGGCGCTCGTGCGGCCCCCGCTCGCCGTCGTCGACGGGCGGATCGTCAGCGGCCCCGCGGGCCTGCCCGCCCCGGTGGCCCGCGCGGTCGAGCGGCTCCGCGCGGAGCTGGCCGCGCGCCCCTTCCGGGCGCCGGAGGCCGGGCGGCTGGCCGAGCTGGGACTGGGGCCCCGGGAGCTGGCGGCGGCCGTGCGGGCGGGAGCCCTGTTCCGAGTGGCCGACGGGATCCTGCTGGCGCCCGGCGCGGAGACGCGGGCGGCGGAGCTGCTCGCCCGGCTGCCGCAGCCGTTCACGGTCAGCCAGGCCAGGCAGGCCCTGGACACCAGCCGCCGGGTCGCGGTGCCGCTGCTGGAGCACCTCGACCGCCGGGGGTTGACCGAGCGGGTGGACGAGGTCCACCGCCGGTGCCCGGCGCCGCACCCGGGCAGGTGCTGA
- a CDS encoding alanine racemase, which produces MGLSAPLPARLSEPARTLLGKGSGLLRELAYGLRGPYHVLLPDRFAANLTAFLEVLEETGVTGEVHYAKKANKAACWIETCAELGAGVDVASVPELRDALGHGVRGTRIVVTGPAKSDDLLRLAVRHDCLITVDALDELDRVAALDGARIMLRVTPPSQPHSRFGMTPQELERALERCGPPRLEGFSCHLSGYEVGPRAEMAALLLRWCERARARGIPATRISVGGGFAVDYLAAEDWRRFTDDPAHFHAGRRFDGFYPYHSPVAGAAALRAVLAARPGGGSADVAALLRGSGVTLILEPGRALLDQAGLTVFRIQGVKDARHGREYGIVTVDGTSLSLSEQWFNSEFLPEPVPVPAREGPASESCVGGASCLESDMLTWRRITLPGRPRRGDLLVYPNTAGYQMDSNESPFHGLPLPPKVVVNADGSWRLDRPPA; this is translated from the coding sequence GTGGGACTGAGCGCGCCCCTGCCCGCCAGGCTGTCGGAGCCGGCGCGCACCCTGCTCGGCAAGGGATCCGGGCTGCTGCGGGAGCTCGCCTACGGCCTGCGCGGCCCCTACCACGTGCTCCTGCCCGACCGGTTCGCGGCCAACCTGACCGCCTTCCTGGAGGTGTTGGAGGAGACCGGCGTCACCGGCGAGGTCCACTACGCCAAGAAGGCCAACAAGGCGGCGTGCTGGATCGAGACCTGCGCGGAGCTCGGCGCGGGGGTGGACGTGGCCAGCGTGCCGGAGCTGCGGGACGCGCTGGGCCACGGCGTGCGCGGCACGCGGATCGTGGTGACGGGCCCGGCCAAGTCGGACGACCTGCTCCGCCTGGCCGTACGGCACGACTGTCTGATCACCGTGGACGCCCTCGACGAGCTGGACCGGGTCGCCGCGCTGGACGGCGCGCGGATCATGCTGCGCGTCACGCCGCCGAGCCAGCCGCACAGCCGGTTCGGCATGACGCCGCAGGAGCTGGAGCGGGCGCTGGAGCGGTGCGGGCCGCCGCGCCTGGAGGGGTTCAGCTGCCACCTGTCCGGCTACGAGGTGGGGCCCCGCGCCGAGATGGCCGCCCTGCTGCTGCGCTGGTGCGAGCGGGCGCGGGCCCGGGGCATCCCCGCCACCCGCATCAGTGTCGGCGGCGGGTTCGCGGTGGACTACCTTGCGGCCGAGGACTGGCGGCGCTTCACCGACGATCCCGCGCACTTCCACGCCGGCAGGCGGTTCGACGGGTTCTACCCCTACCACTCGCCGGTGGCCGGGGCGGCGGCGCTGCGCGCGGTGCTGGCGGCCAGGCCCGGCGGCGGGAGCGCGGACGTGGCGGCCCTGCTGCGCGGCTCCGGGGTCACGCTGATCCTCGAACCGGGCCGCGCCCTGCTCGACCAGGCGGGCCTGACGGTCTTCCGGATCCAGGGCGTCAAGGACGCGCGGCACGGCAGGGAGTACGGGATCGTCACCGTGGACGGCACCAGCCTGAGCCTGTCCGAGCAGTGGTTCAACAGCGAGTTCCTGCCCGAGCCGGTCCCCGTCCCGGCGCGGGAGGGGCCGGCGTCGGAGTCCTGCGTGGGCGGGGCGAGCTGCCTGGAGTCCGACATGCTCACCTGGCGCAGGATCACCCTGCCCGGCCGGCCGAGGCGCGGGGACCTGCTCGTCTACCCCAACACCGCCGGATACCAGATGGACTCCAACGAGTCGCCGTTCCACGGGCTGCCGCTGCCGCCCAAGGTCGTGGTGAACGCCGACGGGAGCTGGCGGCTGGACCGGCCGCCGGCCTGA
- a CDS encoding xanthine dehydrogenase family protein molybdopterin-binding subunit encodes MTTTTPSYVGSALDRVEGLDKVTGRARYAAEHSPRDLAYAVPVQATVARGEIRSVDVDAVLKYPGVIAAIWYGNAPRLAPADDAELAVLQSRRVAYRGQYVAVVVAETLQGAREAAGLVRVEYAVEPHDVELRADHPGLYRPDHVNPAFPTDTEQGDPDAALAAAPIVLEATYSTPAEHNNPMEPHATVAVWDGDGLTLHDSTQGAPAVRDTVASLFGMPPANVRVISPHVGGGFGSKGAPHPHVILAALAAKQTGRPVKLTVTRQQMFAVTGYRTPTIQRVRLGADTDGRLTAIVHEAFEQSSTIREFAEQTTVPTRMMYAAPGRRTSHRLVRLDVPTPAWMRAPGETPGMFALESAMDELAIACGLDPVELRIRNEPEIDPESGLPFSSRNLVACLREGARRFGWAGRDPAPRIRRRGRLLVGTGVAASTYPVYRSPSRASARAEPDGRFTVRIAATDIGTGARTVLTQIAADALRTSADRVRVEIGDSALPTASLAGGSMGTASWGTAVVRACEALREELDRRGGDPAGGVEADADTTEEINGQRRLARHAFGAQFAEVGVDADTGETRVLRLLGVFAAGRIVNPKTARSQFVGGMTMGLSMALLEESVMDREFGDYLNHDFAQYHIAACADVRDVEAFWIEEDDPHLNPMGSKGIGEIGIVGTAAAVANAVHHATGVRIRDLPIRLDKLVG; translated from the coding sequence ATGACCACCACGACCCCGTCGTACGTCGGCTCGGCACTGGACCGGGTGGAGGGCCTCGACAAGGTCACCGGCCGTGCCCGGTACGCCGCCGAGCACTCCCCGCGGGACCTGGCCTACGCGGTGCCGGTGCAGGCCACCGTCGCCCGCGGCGAGATCCGGTCCGTGGACGTCGACGCCGTCCTCAAATACCCGGGCGTGATCGCCGCCATCTGGTACGGCAACGCCCCCAGGCTGGCCCCCGCCGACGACGCCGAGCTGGCCGTGCTCCAGTCGCGGCGGGTCGCCTACCGCGGACAGTACGTCGCCGTCGTGGTGGCCGAGACGCTCCAGGGGGCCAGGGAGGCGGCCGGGCTGGTGCGGGTGGAGTACGCCGTCGAGCCGCACGACGTCGAGCTGCGCGCCGACCACCCGGGGCTGTACCGGCCGGACCACGTCAACCCGGCCTTCCCCACCGACACCGAGCAGGGTGATCCGGACGCGGCCCTCGCCGCCGCCCCGATCGTGCTGGAGGCGACCTACAGCACCCCGGCCGAGCACAACAACCCGATGGAACCGCACGCGACGGTCGCCGTCTGGGACGGCGACGGGCTGACGCTCCACGACTCCACCCAGGGGGCGCCGGCGGTCCGCGACACCGTCGCGTCGCTGTTCGGCATGCCGCCGGCGAACGTCCGGGTGATCTCCCCGCACGTGGGCGGCGGCTTCGGGTCCAAGGGCGCCCCGCACCCGCACGTGATCCTCGCCGCGCTCGCCGCCAAGCAGACCGGCCGCCCGGTCAAGCTCACCGTGACCCGGCAGCAGATGTTCGCGGTGACCGGCTACCGCACGCCCACGATCCAGCGGGTACGGCTCGGCGCGGACACCGACGGGCGGCTGACCGCGATCGTGCACGAGGCGTTCGAGCAGAGCTCCACGATCCGGGAGTTCGCCGAGCAGACCACCGTGCCCACGCGGATGATGTACGCCGCGCCCGGCCGGCGCACCAGCCACCGGCTGGTCCGGCTCGACGTCCCCACCCCGGCCTGGATGCGTGCGCCCGGCGAGACCCCGGGCATGTTCGCGCTGGAGTCGGCGATGGACGAGCTGGCGATCGCCTGCGGGCTCGACCCGGTCGAGCTGCGGATCCGCAACGAGCCGGAGATCGACCCGGAGAGCGGGCTGCCCTTCAGCTCCCGGAACCTGGTGGCCTGCCTGCGCGAGGGGGCGCGGCGGTTCGGGTGGGCCGGGCGCGATCCCGCGCCGCGGATCCGGCGCCGGGGCCGGCTGCTGGTCGGGACCGGGGTCGCGGCCTCCACCTACCCGGTCTACCGGAGCCCCTCCCGGGCGAGCGCCCGCGCCGAGCCGGACGGCCGCTTCACCGTGCGGATCGCCGCCACCGACATCGGCACCGGCGCCCGGACGGTGCTCACCCAGATCGCCGCCGACGCGCTGCGCACCTCGGCGGACCGGGTCCGGGTGGAGATCGGCGACAGCGCGCTGCCCACCGCCTCCCTGGCCGGCGGGTCGATGGGGACCGCCTCGTGGGGCACGGCCGTGGTGCGGGCCTGCGAGGCGCTGCGGGAGGAGCTCGACCGGCGGGGCGGGGACCCGGCCGGCGGCGTCGAGGCGGACGCCGACACCACCGAGGAGATCAACGGACAGCGGCGGCTCGCGCGGCACGCCTTCGGCGCCCAGTTCGCCGAGGTGGGGGTGGACGCCGACACTGGGGAGACGCGGGTGCTCCGGCTGCTCGGGGTGTTCGCCGCCGGGCGGATCGTCAACCCGAAGACCGCGCGCTCGCAGTTCGTCGGCGGCATGACGATGGGGCTGTCGATGGCCCTGCTTGAGGAGAGCGTCATGGACCGCGAGTTCGGCGACTACCTCAACCACGACTTCGCCCAGTATCACATCGCGGCCTGCGCGGACGTGCGCGACGTCGAGGCGTTCTGGATCGAGGAGGACGATCCGCACCTCAACCCGATGGGTTCCAAGGGCATCGGCGAGATCGGCATCGTCGGCACCGCCGCGGCGGTCGCCAACGCGGTCCACCACGCCACCGGCGTCCGGATCCGCGACCTGCCGATCCGCCTCGACAAGCTGGTCGGGTAG
- a CDS encoding phosphoribosyltransferase, producing the protein MTDRLFQDRRDAGRVLAGLLAHYRDRPGVVVLGLPRGGVPVAYEIARALAAPLDVFLVHKLGVPGHEELAMGAIADGGVIVLNDDIIDGRGLSPETVEKAAERERRAMRRRERLYREARTMPDLAGKTLIVVDDGLATGASMRAAIHALGSLRPARIVAAVPAAPASTCRELAELVDEVVCASTPSPFFAVGQAYVDFTQTGDTEVRELLRAASEAGGPGAGAQSPGGSGAGA; encoded by the coding sequence ATGACGGATCGCCTGTTTCAGGATCGCCGGGACGCCGGCCGCGTTCTGGCCGGTCTCCTCGCGCACTACCGGGACCGGCCCGGCGTCGTCGTCCTGGGACTGCCCCGGGGCGGGGTGCCGGTGGCCTACGAGATCGCCAGGGCCCTCGCCGCCCCGCTCGACGTCTTCCTCGTCCACAAGCTCGGCGTCCCGGGCCACGAGGAGCTGGCGATGGGGGCGATCGCCGACGGCGGCGTGATCGTGCTCAACGACGACATCATCGACGGCCGCGGCCTCTCACCGGAGACCGTCGAGAAGGCGGCCGAACGGGAGCGGCGCGCGATGCGCCGGCGGGAGCGGCTCTACCGGGAGGCGAGGACCATGCCCGACCTCGCCGGCAAGACCCTCATCGTGGTCGACGACGGTCTCGCGACCGGTGCGAGCATGCGCGCGGCCATCCACGCCCTGGGCTCGCTGCGGCCGGCGCGGATCGTCGCCGCCGTCCCCGCCGCGCCCGCCTCCACCTGCCGGGAGCTGGCGGAGCTGGTCGACGAGGTGGTCTGCGCCAGCACGCCGTCGCCCTTCTTCGCGGTCGGGCAGGCTTACGTGGACTTCACCCAGACAGGCGACACGGAGGTGCGGGAGCTTCTCCGGGCCGCGTCGGAGGCCGGCGGACCCGGCGCCGGCGCGCAGAGTCCCGGCGGGTCCGGCGCCGGCGCGTAG
- a CDS encoding 2Fe-2S iron-sulfur cluster-binding protein, translating into MNDEADTTRWDVPTPVMVDIRLSVNRNDYPVTVDTRETLLDTLREQLDLVGAKKGCDHGQCGACTVLVDGRRVKSCLTLTVTLDDREITTVEGLAEGDTPHPLQAAFIEHDAFQCGYCTPGQLCSAAGMLAEVRAGWPSAVTADLNATPRLDDDEIRERMSGNLCRCGAYVNIVTAIGEVAR; encoded by the coding sequence ATGAATGACGAAGCCGATACGACACGATGGGATGTCCCGACTCCGGTTATGGTGGACATCCGGCTTTCGGTCAACCGTAATGACTATCCGGTCACCGTGGACACCCGGGAGACGCTCCTCGACACCCTCCGCGAGCAGCTCGATCTGGTCGGGGCGAAGAAGGGCTGCGACCACGGGCAGTGTGGGGCCTGCACGGTGCTGGTGGACGGGCGGCGGGTGAAGTCCTGCCTGACGCTGACGGTGACCCTCGACGACCGGGAGATCACCACCGTCGAGGGGCTGGCCGAGGGAGACACGCCGCACCCGCTGCAGGCGGCGTTCATCGAGCACGACGCCTTCCAGTGCGGATACTGCACGCCCGGACAGCTCTGCTCGGCGGCCGGGATGCTGGCCGAGGTCCGGGCGGGATGGCCGAGCGCGGTCACCGCGGACCTGAACGCCACGCCGCGCCTGGACGACGACGAGATCCGCGAGCGGATGAGCGGCAACCTCTGCCGCTGCGGCGCCTACGTCAACATCGTCACCGCGATCGGGGAGGTGGCGCGGTGA
- a CDS encoding DUF2267 domain-containing protein — translation MVETGFPAFDTAVDKTNRVLKMVEDAYGWPKARRNRSYTALRVVLHTLRDRLTVDEIARFGSRLPMLTRGIYYGSWDPGRAPIRMDAAEFVARVRGRLPDKILEEIGGDAERLIHTVVHALREHIGEEGWEDIKSIVPKDLAAVLA, via the coding sequence ATGGTCGAAACGGGTTTCCCGGCCTTCGACACCGCCGTGGACAAGACGAACCGCGTTCTCAAGATGGTCGAGGACGCCTACGGATGGCCGAAGGCGCGCAGGAACCGCTCCTACACCGCGCTCCGGGTGGTCCTGCACACCCTCCGCGACCGCCTCACCGTTGACGAGATCGCCCGCTTCGGCTCCCGGCTGCCGATGCTGACCCGCGGCATCTACTACGGCTCCTGGGATCCCGGCCGCGCCCCGATCAGGATGGACGCCGCGGAGTTCGTCGCCCGGGTGCGCGGCAGGCTCCCGGACAAGATCCTGGAGGAGATCGGCGGCGACGCCGAGCGGCTGATCCACACGGTGGTCCACGCGCTGCGGGAGCACATCGGCGAAGAGGGGTGGGAGGACATCAAGTCGATCGTGCCCAAGGACCTGGCCGCCGTCCTAGCGTAG